One window of Cucurbita pepo subsp. pepo cultivar mu-cu-16 chromosome LG19, ASM280686v2, whole genome shotgun sequence genomic DNA carries:
- the LOC111781257 gene encoding regulatory-associated protein of TOR 1-like isoform X1, which produces MALGDLMASRISQSSLEVVSNHLDVCASNHEDDGDLISLRRDSEAASSSYGNAVVTTATTMVYLPQTMVLCELRHDAFEACVPAGPSDSGLVSKWRPKDRMKTGCVALVLCLNISVDPPDVIKISPCARMECWIDPFSMAPPKALETIGKTLSVQYERWQPRARYKVQLDPTVEEVKKLCSTCRKYAKTERVLFHYNGHGVPKPTASGEIWLFNKSYTQYIPLPISDLDSWLKTPSIYVFDCSAAGMIVNAFTELHDPSGSRDCILLAACESHETLPQRAEFPADVFTSCLTTPIKMALRWFCKRSLLRESLDDLLIDKIPGRQTDRKTLLGELNWIFTAVTDTIAWNVLPHDLFQRLFRQDLLVASLFRNFLLAERIMRSANCSPISHPMLPSTHQHHMWDAWDMAAEICLSQLPALVEDPNLEFQPSPFFTEQLKAFEVWLDHGSESKKPPEQLPIVLQVLLSQGHRLRALVLLGKFLDMGPWAVDLALSVGIFPYVLKLLQTTTPELRQILVFIWTKILALDKSCQVDLVKDGGHTYFIRFLDTLEAYPEQRAMAAFVLAVIVDGHRRGQEACIEANLIHVCLKYLRNKTPIDGQTEPLFLQWLCLCLGKLWEDYIDAQIIGLQADAPAVFTSLLAEPQPEVRASAIFALGTLLDVGSDSSRDGVGDDDCDDDEKIRAETSIVGSLLSVVSDGSPLVRAEVAVALARFAFVHNKHLKSIAATYCKPHCNSLLSSLPSLAHLRSTGAAYTNSNQHVPHASIVSSQIGPLLRFGNENSPLVRDGRVSTSSPLANTGVMHGSPLSDDSYQHSDSGVLHEDTVSNGAVNHSRPKPLNNALYSQCVSTMCTLANDPSPRIASLGRRVLSIIGIEQVVTKPVKSNSSGLKPTDGTAASQPPSFAGLARSSSWFDMNGGHLPLTFRTPPVSPPRPSYLTGMRRVCSLEFRPQLMNSPDSGLADPLWGSGGTSGTSERSFLPQSTIYNWSCGHFSKPLLPAADDGEEIFTRREEREKSALERIAKCQHSPVSKLSNNPIASWDTKFEMGTKKLLLQPFSPIVVAADEKERIRVWNYEEPALLNSFDNHNFLDKGISKLCLVNELDDSLLLAASCDGSIRIWKDYTLKGKQKLVTAFSAIQGHKPGVRSVNAVVDWQQQSGYLYAAGEISASIMLWDLDKELLVKPIPSSSDCSISALCASQVHGGRFAAGFLDGSVKLYDARTPEMLVCTMRPHIQKVEKVVGIGFQPGLDSSKIVSASQAGDIQFLDIRNQRDKYLTIDAHRGSLTALAVHRHAPILASGSAKQLIKVFSLDGDQLGTIKYHPTFMPQKIGSVSCLTFHPYEELLAAGASDACVSIYADDTSQR; this is translated from the exons ATGGCATTGGGGGATTTGATGGCCTCTCGGATTTCTCAATCTTCGCTGGAGGTAGTCTCGAATCACTTGGATGTCTGTGCTTCCAACCACGAGGACGATGGGGATTTGATTTCCTTAAGAAGGGATTCTGAGGCTGCGAGTAGTAGTTATGGCAATGCTGTTGTCACTACTGCTACAACCATGGTTTACTTGCCGCAGACTATGGTGCTATGTGAGCTTCGACACGATGCGTTTGAGGCTTGCGTGCCTGCCGGCCCATCTGATAGCGGATTGGTTTCGAAATGGAGACCGAAAGACCGA ATGAAGACAGGATGTGTAGCTCTAGTATTATGTTTAAACATCAGCGTTGATCCACCCGATGTAATTAAGATTTCTCCTTGTGCCAGAATGGAGTGCTGGATAG ATCCATTTTCTATGGCACCCCCTAAAGCACTTGAAACTATTGGAAAAACATTGAGTGTGCAGTATGAGAGGTGGCAACCCAGG GCTCGCTATAAAGTTCAGCTGGATCCCACCGTGGAAGAGGTAAAAAAACTTTGTAGTACATGTCGCAAGTATGCAAAGACTGAAAGGGTTCTCTTTCACTATAATGGGCATGGTGTTCCAAAGCCAACTGCTAGTGGTGAAATTTGGCTTTTCAACAAG AGTTATACCCAGTATATACCCTTACCTATTAGTGACCTGGACTCATGGTTGAAGACACCTTCAATTTATGTGTTCGACTGTTCTGCGGCTGGGATGATAGTCAATGCCTTCACTGAG cttcACGATCCCTCTGGATCAAGGGATTGCATTCTGCTTGCAGCTTGTGAGTCACACGAAACTCTCCCACAAAGAGCTGAATTTCCAGCAGATGTTTTTACCTCTTGCCTTACAACACCAATTAAGATGGCTTTGAGATG GTTCTGCAAACGTTCACTGCTCCGTGAGTCCCTTGATGATTTACTGATTGATAAAATACCTGGTCGGCAAACAGATCGGAAGACACTTCTTGGGGAATTGAATTGGATTTTCACTGCTGTCACTGATACAATTGCGTGGAATGTTCTGCCTCATG ATCTATTTCAAAGGTTGTTCAGACAAGATTTGTTAGTTGCCAGTCTGTTCAGAAATTTTTTGCTTGCTGAGCGGATTATGCGATCTGCAAATTGTTCGCCTATTTCACATCCAATGTTGCCTTCAACCCATCAGCATCATATGTG GGATGCATGGGACATGGCTGCTGAGATTTGTCTTTCTCAACTTCCAGCATTGGTAGAAGATCCTAATTTGGAGTTTCAG CCAAGTCCATTTTTCACGGAACAGTTGAAAGCTTTTGAGGTATGGCTTGATCATGGATCCGAAAGTAAGAAACCCCCAGAACAGTTGCCTATTGTCCTTCAG GTTTTACTCAGCCAAGGACATCGACTCAGGGCGCTGGTTCTTCTTGGTAAATTCCTTGATATGGGACCTTGGGCTGTAGATCTG GCATTGTCTGTTGGAATATTCCCATATGTTCTGAAGCTTCTGCAGACAACAACACCGGAGCTGCGACAAATACTGGTTTTTATATGGACAAAGATTCTTGCCCTAGATAAG TCTTGCCAGGTTGATTTAGTAAAAGATGGTGGCCATACATACTTCATCCGCTTTCTTGATACTTTGGAAGCTTACCCAGAACAGCGTGCAATGGCTGCATTTGTTTTAGCTGTAATTGTTGATGGACACAGGCGAGGCCAGGAAGCATGCATTGAAGCTAATTTAAtccatgtttgtttgaagtATCTTCGGAATAAAACACCGATTGATGGACAAACTGAGCCCCTATTTCTTCAGTGGCTATGTCTTTGTCTGGGGAAACTGTGGGAAGATTATATAGATGCGCAAATAATAGGATTGCAGGCTGATGCCCCTGCTGTCTTCACTTCTTTGTTGGCCGAGCCCCAACCAGAG GTTAGGGCTTCAGCTATTTTTGCACTTGGTACCCTACTTGATGTAGGGAGCGATTCATCTAGAGATGGCGTTGGTGATGATGAttgtgatgatgatgaaaagATTAGGGCTGAAACCAGTATTGTTGGAAGTCTATTAAGTGTTGTTTCAGATGGAAGTCCACTTGTTAGGGCTGAGGTTGCTGTTG CCCTTGCTCGCTTTGCCTTTGTCCACAACAAGCACCTCAAGTCAATTGCTGCGACATATTGCAAGCCCCACTGTAATTCTTTATTAAGTTCTCTACCCTCCTTGGCTCACCTAAGAAGTACGGGGGCTGCTTATACTAATTCGAATCAACATGTGCCTCATGCAAGCATTGTTTCCTCTCAAATTGGCCCATTGTTGAGATTTGGAAATGAAAACTCACCTTTAGTTAGAGATGGAAGGGTCTCCACCAGTAGTCCTCTTGCTAATACTGGAGTGATGCATGGATCTCCACTTTCAGATGATTCATATCAGCATTCGGATTCTGGAGTTTTGCATGAAGATACAGTGAGCAATGGTGCCGTTAATCATTCAAGGCCCAAACCTCTAAATAATGCATTGTATTCACAATGTGTTTCGACTATGTGTACTTTAGCCAATGACCCATCTCCTCGTATTGCAAGCCTTGGTAGGCGGGTTTTGTCAATTATTGGTATTGAACAAGTTGTAACAAAACCTGTAAAATCCAATAGCAGCGGTCTTAAGCCTACTGATGGGACAGCAGCATCTCAGCCTCCTAGTTTTGCTGGATTAGCTCGTTCATCTTCATGGTTTGATATGAATGGAG GTCATTTGCCTTTAACTTTCCGTACTCCTCCAGTCAGCCCTCCCAGACCAAGTTACTTGACGGGCATGCGAAGAGTTTGCTCATTAGAGTTCCGTCCTCAGCTAATGAATTCTCCTGACTCGGGGTTAGCTGATCCACTATGGGGCTCAGGTGGAACTTCAGGAACATCTGAGCGCAGTTTTCTTCCACAATCAACCATCTATAACTGGAGTTGTGGCCATTTCTCAAAGCCTCTTCTCCCTGCTGCTGATGAtggtgaagaaatatttacTAGAAGAGAGGAGAGGGAGAAATCTGCACTGGAACGTATAGCAAAATGCCAACATTCTC CTGTTAGTAAGCTGAGCAACAATCCAATTGCTAGCTGGGATACAAAGTTCGAAATGGgcacaaaaaaattattgctGCAACCATTCTCACCCATCGTTGTTGCTGCCGATGAGAAAGAACGAATTAG GGTCTGGAATTACGAAGAACCTGCCCTTCTCAACAGTTTTGACAACCATAATTTTCTTGACAAAGGGATTTCGAAACTCTGTCTTGTGAATGAGCTTGATGATAGTTTGCTATTGGCTGCTTCAT GCGATGGAAGTATTCGTATTTGGAAAGATTACACTCTGAAGGGAAAACAGAAGCTTGTAACTGCATTCTCCGCAATCCAGGGGCACAAACCTGGTGTTCGTAGTGTAAATGCTGTTGTGGATTGGCAACAACAATCTGGATATCTG TATGCTGCTGGGGAGATATCGGCGTCTATTATGCTTTGGGACCTTGACAAGGAGCTGCTTGTTAAGCCTATTCCTTCATCATCAGATTGCAGCATCTCAGCATTG TGTGCTTCTCAAGTTCATGGGGGTCGGTTTGCAGCTGGTTTCTTAGATGGTTCTGTTAAGCTTTATGATGCTCGCACTCCTGAAAT GCTTGTCTGCACAATGCGCCCACATATTCAAAAAGTAGAGAAGGTCGTCGGGATTGGCTTTCAGCCTGGACTCGATTCGTCAAAG ATTGTCAGTGCCTCTCAGGCCGGTGATATTCAGTTTCTGGATATCAGAAATCAGAGGGACAAATATCTAACCATCGATGCTCACCGAGGTTCACTTACAGCATTAGCCGTTCATAGACATGCTCCTATCTTAGCTAGTGGCTCGGCGAAACAGCTGATTAAGGTTTTCAGTCTAGATGGCGATCAACTAGGCACCATTAAATACCATCCTACCTTCATGCCCCAGAAGATTGGTTCTGTAAGCTGTCTTACCTTTCACCCGTACGAGGAGCTGCTCGCTGCTGGAGCATCAGATGCTTGTGTATCTATTTATGCAGATGACACCTCTCAAAGATGA
- the LOC111781257 gene encoding regulatory-associated protein of TOR 1-like isoform X2, translating to MALGDLMASRISQSSLEVVSNHLDVCASNHEDDGDLISLRRDSEAASSSYGNAVVTTATTMVYLPQTMVLCELRHDAFEACVPAGPSDSGLVSKWRPKDRMKTGCVALVLCLNISVDPPDVIKISPCARMECWIDPFSMAPPKALETIGKTLSVQYERWQPRARYKVQLDPTVEEVKKLCSTCRKYAKTERVLFHYNGHGVPKPTASGEIWLFNKSYTQYIPLPISDLDSWLKTPSIYVFDCSAAGMIVNAFTELHDPSGSRDCILLAACESHETLPQRAEFPADVFTSCLTTPIKMALRWFCKRSLLRESLDDLLIDKIPGRQTDRKTLLGELNWIFTAVTDTIAWNVLPHDLFQRLFRQDLLVASLFRNFLLAERIMRSANCSPISHPMLPSTHQHHMWDAWDMAAEICLSQLPALVEDPNLEFQPSPFFTEQLKAFEVWLDHGSESKKPPEQLPIVLQQSDLCHRFYSAKDIDSGRWFFLALSVGIFPYVLKLLQTTTPELRQILVFIWTKILALDKSCQVDLVKDGGHTYFIRFLDTLEAYPEQRAMAAFVLAVIVDGHRRGQEACIEANLIHVCLKYLRNKTPIDGQTEPLFLQWLCLCLGKLWEDYIDAQIIGLQADAPAVFTSLLAEPQPEVRASAIFALGTLLDVGSDSSRDGVGDDDCDDDEKIRAETSIVGSLLSVVSDGSPLVRAEVAVALARFAFVHNKHLKSIAATYCKPHCNSLLSSLPSLAHLRSTGAAYTNSNQHVPHASIVSSQIGPLLRFGNENSPLVRDGRVSTSSPLANTGVMHGSPLSDDSYQHSDSGVLHEDTVSNGAVNHSRPKPLNNALYSQCVSTMCTLANDPSPRIASLGRRVLSIIGIEQVVTKPVKSNSSGLKPTDGTAASQPPSFAGLARSSSWFDMNGGHLPLTFRTPPVSPPRPSYLTGMRRVCSLEFRPQLMNSPDSGLADPLWGSGGTSGTSERSFLPQSTIYNWSCGHFSKPLLPAADDGEEIFTRREEREKSALERIAKCQHSPVSKLSNNPIASWDTKFEMGTKKLLLQPFSPIVVAADEKERIRVWNYEEPALLNSFDNHNFLDKGISKLCLVNELDDSLLLAASCDGSIRIWKDYTLKGKQKLVTAFSAIQGHKPGVRSVNAVVDWQQQSGYLYAAGEISASIMLWDLDKELLVKPIPSSSDCSISALCASQVHGGRFAAGFLDGSVKLYDARTPEMLVCTMRPHIQKVEKVVGIGFQPGLDSSKIVSASQAGDIQFLDIRNQRDKYLTIDAHRGSLTALAVHRHAPILASGSAKQLIKVFSLDGDQLGTIKYHPTFMPQKIGSVSCLTFHPYEELLAAGASDACVSIYADDTSQR from the exons ATGGCATTGGGGGATTTGATGGCCTCTCGGATTTCTCAATCTTCGCTGGAGGTAGTCTCGAATCACTTGGATGTCTGTGCTTCCAACCACGAGGACGATGGGGATTTGATTTCCTTAAGAAGGGATTCTGAGGCTGCGAGTAGTAGTTATGGCAATGCTGTTGTCACTACTGCTACAACCATGGTTTACTTGCCGCAGACTATGGTGCTATGTGAGCTTCGACACGATGCGTTTGAGGCTTGCGTGCCTGCCGGCCCATCTGATAGCGGATTGGTTTCGAAATGGAGACCGAAAGACCGA ATGAAGACAGGATGTGTAGCTCTAGTATTATGTTTAAACATCAGCGTTGATCCACCCGATGTAATTAAGATTTCTCCTTGTGCCAGAATGGAGTGCTGGATAG ATCCATTTTCTATGGCACCCCCTAAAGCACTTGAAACTATTGGAAAAACATTGAGTGTGCAGTATGAGAGGTGGCAACCCAGG GCTCGCTATAAAGTTCAGCTGGATCCCACCGTGGAAGAGGTAAAAAAACTTTGTAGTACATGTCGCAAGTATGCAAAGACTGAAAGGGTTCTCTTTCACTATAATGGGCATGGTGTTCCAAAGCCAACTGCTAGTGGTGAAATTTGGCTTTTCAACAAG AGTTATACCCAGTATATACCCTTACCTATTAGTGACCTGGACTCATGGTTGAAGACACCTTCAATTTATGTGTTCGACTGTTCTGCGGCTGGGATGATAGTCAATGCCTTCACTGAG cttcACGATCCCTCTGGATCAAGGGATTGCATTCTGCTTGCAGCTTGTGAGTCACACGAAACTCTCCCACAAAGAGCTGAATTTCCAGCAGATGTTTTTACCTCTTGCCTTACAACACCAATTAAGATGGCTTTGAGATG GTTCTGCAAACGTTCACTGCTCCGTGAGTCCCTTGATGATTTACTGATTGATAAAATACCTGGTCGGCAAACAGATCGGAAGACACTTCTTGGGGAATTGAATTGGATTTTCACTGCTGTCACTGATACAATTGCGTGGAATGTTCTGCCTCATG ATCTATTTCAAAGGTTGTTCAGACAAGATTTGTTAGTTGCCAGTCTGTTCAGAAATTTTTTGCTTGCTGAGCGGATTATGCGATCTGCAAATTGTTCGCCTATTTCACATCCAATGTTGCCTTCAACCCATCAGCATCATATGTG GGATGCATGGGACATGGCTGCTGAGATTTGTCTTTCTCAACTTCCAGCATTGGTAGAAGATCCTAATTTGGAGTTTCAG CCAAGTCCATTTTTCACGGAACAGTTGAAAGCTTTTGAGGTATGGCTTGATCATGGATCCGAAAGTAAGAAACCCCCAGAACAGTTGCCTATTGTCCTTCAG CAGAGTGACCTTTGTCATAGGTTTTACTCAGCCAAGGACATCGACTCAGGGCGCTGGTTCTTCTTG GCATTGTCTGTTGGAATATTCCCATATGTTCTGAAGCTTCTGCAGACAACAACACCGGAGCTGCGACAAATACTGGTTTTTATATGGACAAAGATTCTTGCCCTAGATAAG TCTTGCCAGGTTGATTTAGTAAAAGATGGTGGCCATACATACTTCATCCGCTTTCTTGATACTTTGGAAGCTTACCCAGAACAGCGTGCAATGGCTGCATTTGTTTTAGCTGTAATTGTTGATGGACACAGGCGAGGCCAGGAAGCATGCATTGAAGCTAATTTAAtccatgtttgtttgaagtATCTTCGGAATAAAACACCGATTGATGGACAAACTGAGCCCCTATTTCTTCAGTGGCTATGTCTTTGTCTGGGGAAACTGTGGGAAGATTATATAGATGCGCAAATAATAGGATTGCAGGCTGATGCCCCTGCTGTCTTCACTTCTTTGTTGGCCGAGCCCCAACCAGAG GTTAGGGCTTCAGCTATTTTTGCACTTGGTACCCTACTTGATGTAGGGAGCGATTCATCTAGAGATGGCGTTGGTGATGATGAttgtgatgatgatgaaaagATTAGGGCTGAAACCAGTATTGTTGGAAGTCTATTAAGTGTTGTTTCAGATGGAAGTCCACTTGTTAGGGCTGAGGTTGCTGTTG CCCTTGCTCGCTTTGCCTTTGTCCACAACAAGCACCTCAAGTCAATTGCTGCGACATATTGCAAGCCCCACTGTAATTCTTTATTAAGTTCTCTACCCTCCTTGGCTCACCTAAGAAGTACGGGGGCTGCTTATACTAATTCGAATCAACATGTGCCTCATGCAAGCATTGTTTCCTCTCAAATTGGCCCATTGTTGAGATTTGGAAATGAAAACTCACCTTTAGTTAGAGATGGAAGGGTCTCCACCAGTAGTCCTCTTGCTAATACTGGAGTGATGCATGGATCTCCACTTTCAGATGATTCATATCAGCATTCGGATTCTGGAGTTTTGCATGAAGATACAGTGAGCAATGGTGCCGTTAATCATTCAAGGCCCAAACCTCTAAATAATGCATTGTATTCACAATGTGTTTCGACTATGTGTACTTTAGCCAATGACCCATCTCCTCGTATTGCAAGCCTTGGTAGGCGGGTTTTGTCAATTATTGGTATTGAACAAGTTGTAACAAAACCTGTAAAATCCAATAGCAGCGGTCTTAAGCCTACTGATGGGACAGCAGCATCTCAGCCTCCTAGTTTTGCTGGATTAGCTCGTTCATCTTCATGGTTTGATATGAATGGAG GTCATTTGCCTTTAACTTTCCGTACTCCTCCAGTCAGCCCTCCCAGACCAAGTTACTTGACGGGCATGCGAAGAGTTTGCTCATTAGAGTTCCGTCCTCAGCTAATGAATTCTCCTGACTCGGGGTTAGCTGATCCACTATGGGGCTCAGGTGGAACTTCAGGAACATCTGAGCGCAGTTTTCTTCCACAATCAACCATCTATAACTGGAGTTGTGGCCATTTCTCAAAGCCTCTTCTCCCTGCTGCTGATGAtggtgaagaaatatttacTAGAAGAGAGGAGAGGGAGAAATCTGCACTGGAACGTATAGCAAAATGCCAACATTCTC CTGTTAGTAAGCTGAGCAACAATCCAATTGCTAGCTGGGATACAAAGTTCGAAATGGgcacaaaaaaattattgctGCAACCATTCTCACCCATCGTTGTTGCTGCCGATGAGAAAGAACGAATTAG GGTCTGGAATTACGAAGAACCTGCCCTTCTCAACAGTTTTGACAACCATAATTTTCTTGACAAAGGGATTTCGAAACTCTGTCTTGTGAATGAGCTTGATGATAGTTTGCTATTGGCTGCTTCAT GCGATGGAAGTATTCGTATTTGGAAAGATTACACTCTGAAGGGAAAACAGAAGCTTGTAACTGCATTCTCCGCAATCCAGGGGCACAAACCTGGTGTTCGTAGTGTAAATGCTGTTGTGGATTGGCAACAACAATCTGGATATCTG TATGCTGCTGGGGAGATATCGGCGTCTATTATGCTTTGGGACCTTGACAAGGAGCTGCTTGTTAAGCCTATTCCTTCATCATCAGATTGCAGCATCTCAGCATTG TGTGCTTCTCAAGTTCATGGGGGTCGGTTTGCAGCTGGTTTCTTAGATGGTTCTGTTAAGCTTTATGATGCTCGCACTCCTGAAAT GCTTGTCTGCACAATGCGCCCACATATTCAAAAAGTAGAGAAGGTCGTCGGGATTGGCTTTCAGCCTGGACTCGATTCGTCAAAG ATTGTCAGTGCCTCTCAGGCCGGTGATATTCAGTTTCTGGATATCAGAAATCAGAGGGACAAATATCTAACCATCGATGCTCACCGAGGTTCACTTACAGCATTAGCCGTTCATAGACATGCTCCTATCTTAGCTAGTGGCTCGGCGAAACAGCTGATTAAGGTTTTCAGTCTAGATGGCGATCAACTAGGCACCATTAAATACCATCCTACCTTCATGCCCCAGAAGATTGGTTCTGTAAGCTGTCTTACCTTTCACCCGTACGAGGAGCTGCTCGCTGCTGGAGCATCAGATGCTTGTGTATCTATTTATGCAGATGACACCTCTCAAAGATGA